The candidate division KSB1 bacterium genome segment AGCTGGCGCTCGAGCAGGCGCAACGCGCGGATGCGGAAATCGCCGCGGGCAAATATCGCGGCCCGCTGCACGGCATTCCCTACGGCGTCAAGGATTTGCTCGCCACCAGGGGTTACAAAACCACCTGGGGTGCGGTACCCTTCAAAGACCAGGTGATCGACGAAGATGCGACCGTCATCAAAAAGCTCGAAGCAGCGGGTGCGGTGCTGGTGGCGAAGCTGACTCTCGGTGAGCTGGCTTGGGGCGACGTGTGGTTCGGCGGCAAAACACGCAATCCCTGGAATCTCGAGCAGGGCTCGAGCGGCTCTTCGGCCGGCTCGGCGGCCGCCACGGCCGCGGGACTGGTGGCCTTCGCCCTCGGTTCCGAAACCTGGGGCTCGATCGTTTCGCCCTCGACACGCTGCGGGGTGACGGGTTTGCGCCCGACTTATGGCCGCGTGAGTCGCGCCGGTGCCATGGCATTGAGCTGGTCGATGGACAAACTCGGGCCGATCTGCCGCACTGTGGAAGACTGCGCGCTGGTGTTCAATGCCATTTATGGCCCCGATGGCCGCGACGCCACCGTCGTTGATCTGCCGTTCAACTACAACCCCAAAATCGATTTGGGCAAACTGCGCATCGGCTATCTCAAAAGCGCCTTTGAGAAAGACTCGACCAATCGCGCCACCAACGAGGCCACGCTGGCGAAGCTGCGCGAACTGGGCGCGAAGCTGATTCCCCTGGAATTGCCGGATTTTCCCGTCGACGCGCTCACGATTATTTTGAGCGCGGAGGCCGCGGCGGCCTTTGACGAGTTGACGCGTTCGGGCAGGGATGATCTGCTGGTGCGCCAGATTCGCAACGCCTGGCCCAATGTCTTGCGCAGCGCGCGCTTCATTCCCGCGGTGGAATACATTCAGGCGAACCGCGTGCGCCATCTCGTCATTCAAGCCATGGCGGAGATGATGAAGAGTATCGATGTTTACGTCGCGCCCTCGTTCGACGGGAATCTTTTGCTCACCAATCTCACCGGCCATCCCAGCGTGACGTTGCCCAACGGTTTCAACGACAAAGGCAGTCCCACCAGCATCACGTTCATGGGCAATTTGTACGGCGAAGCGCTCACGTTGGCTGTTGCCAAGGCTTATCAAGACGCAACGGATTTTCATAAGAAGCATCCGCCGCTGTTTCCGTAACGCAGACAACTTGTCTGCAAACCAATGCAGGCAGGATGCCTGCACTATACAATGCGGCAGCAAGAAGTTTTTCTGCCACGAAAATGCAATCCCGCGAAAAATTTTTTCGATTTTGCCTCACGGCCACCGCCTGGTGCACGGTTACGTTAATTTTTGCAGCCCCGATCGCTTGTGCGTCGCTGCTGAAGTAGCAAAATTCATTTTTGAACAGCCGCCCACGAGGAACGGGGACAACAGATGCAAGGCCAGAGTCTCGGCAAAGAATAACCGTTCCGGCAGGGTTTGACCGTGGCGTTATCCCGCGATCCTGCAGAATGACCCTCCCCTGAAAGAGTGGGGATCGTTGCTGCGTGAATGGCTTTGCCTTCCCGCGCGGGATGAGCTATATTCGCACAAAACACCAGGAAACAGTCCGGCAAACTTCCGGTGCTCGCAATGAAACCCTTTGCGTTGTCGCTAATCTTGCCCGGTTTTGTTGCAACGACGCTCTTCGGCGAGTCATCACAGAGTCGGGATTCCTTCATATTGCCTGCCGGTGTTGCGCGAGACGCCACTCAACAGCCTGCCGCTGCAAAAGCAGCGGCACCGGATACCGTTTCCACTTCGAACGGCCTGCTCGATTGGATCGAAAAACACCCGGTACTGGTCACCTTCATCCTGCTGCCGATTCTTGCGCTCATGTAGCGGCTGCTCAGCGGGCAAGGCCAAATTCCCCGCGTGAAACAATGGCTGGCGCGGCGCCTGGCACGCCGCCGCCACTTGCACCGCCTGCGCGAAGAGCATGAGCGCATCAATCTGCTGGGTTTTCAGGCCAACGCCAATATCCCGGTGCGCACGCTCGATGTCTTCGTCGCACTGCAGCTTGCGGAATATCATCACCGGCTTGGGGAAGAGTGGCAGGCCCCAATGGGGGCACACACGCAGACCGGCGCCAACAAACAAAAGCGCCGTTCCCACAGGACGCCTCAGCCACCCGAAGCTGCTGCGCAAAGCAAGCGGTTTTCCCCCGGTGAATTGTTGCAATACGCTTTTTTCAGCGAAAACCCCGGGCGTCTGCTGCTGATTCTCGGCGACCCCGGCTCCGGCAAGACCACGCTGATGAAGTATTACGCCATGTCCTGCCTCGACCGTGCCGGCCGGCGGACGCTGGGCCTGCCCCGGCGCCTCCTGCCGGTCTTTGTGCCCCTGCGCCTGCTCAAGGACATCGACGAGAAGCAGCCCTTCTGCAGCGTTTTGAGCGAGAAGGTCTGCAGCCCGAACAAGCCCGTTCCGCCGGAATCCTTCGAGCGCTGGCTCGACCGGCCAGGCTGTCTGGTATTGCTCGACGGCCTGGACGAGATCAGCGAAGTCAAGCAGCGTATCCGCGTCTGCCGTTGGATTGAGCAGGCCTGCACTGATTATCGCGCCTCCTTTTTCATCATCACCTCGCGTTACACCGGCTATCGCGTCAGTGATGGGGTGGAGTTGCGCCGCGATCACGTGCGCGCCGATGTGCTCGCGCTCAATGGCGAACAGCAGCAGGTGTTTTTGCAAAAGTGGTTTCGAGCCGTTTACAGCAGCGCCGCAGGCAATGGCGCCGACAGGGCCGGGCAGGCGCAGAAAGTGGCGGCGGCAGTGCGCGACTATCTCGGCCGCAAAGAAAACGCAAGCTTGCGCCAGCTCGCCGGCACGCCGGTGCTCCTGCAAATCATGGCGGTCTTGTGGCAGGAATATGGTTCGCTCGAAGAGGGCCGCGCCAATCTCTATGAAAAATGCACCGACTATCTGCTCGACCGGCGCGACCGCCTACGCGATTTGCCGCCGCCCCTGCCCGCCGATCGGGCCAAGATCGTGCTGCGCCCGCTCGCGTTGTTCATGCAGGAAATGTTGCGCAGCCCGGCAATCCCGGCGGCCGAGATGGCGGAACGCATGACACGACCGCTGCAAGAGGTGAAGCCCGGCTTGACGCCGGAGGACTTCGTCACACATCTGTGCGATCGCGCCGGCTTGCTCAAGGCTTATGGTGACGGGCCATATGTCTTCAGCCATGGTTCCTTTCGGGAATTTCTCGCCGCGACGGAGCTGGCCGAGCAGATCACCCGCAACCCCGGCCGCTGCCGGGTGCTGGTGGATAACTTCAACGCCCCGGACGGCTGGTGGCGTGAAACCATTCTGTTCAGCCTGAGCCTGTCCAAGCCCGTCATCTTCAATGATTTTTTTCAGCTCTTTCTGCCCCATCCCAAAAATGGCGAGGGCTTCCCCGAGCTGCTCGAGTTGATCATCAAAGAGGCGCGGCAAAAATCCGTTGATCCCTTTGAACGCTTCCTGTGCGATCCCCGGCAGGATTGGCAAAAACGCTACAATGCCCTGATGTGCCTGCGGCTGATCGCCTCGGACCCGGCCAGGAAACTGGTCAAGCAAGTTTGGAAACAACTGCAGACCCAG includes the following:
- a CDS encoding amidase, which encodes MRFKMILVAVGVGGLAALGALLPSPNAEPLTPALIAAAEKLFGLQFNEAKRDSMRGDLEEHRANYEKIRRVPLPNSVPPALAFNPVPVGMTFETQHRPPVWSAPAKIAVPVNLEDLAYAPVGELAELLRTRKVTSMQLTQMYLSRLKKYGPKLECMITLTEELALEQAQRADAEIAAGKYRGPLHGIPYGVKDLLATRGYKTTWGAVPFKDQVIDEDATVIKKLEAAGAVLVAKLTLGELAWGDVWFGGKTRNPWNLEQGSSGSSAGSAAATAAGLVAFALGSETWGSIVSPSTRCGVTGLRPTYGRVSRAGAMALSWSMDKLGPICRTVEDCALVFNAIYGPDGRDATVVDLPFNYNPKIDLGKLRIGYLKSAFEKDSTNRATNEATLAKLRELGAKLIPLELPDFPVDALTIILSAEAAAAFDELTRSGRDDLLVRQIRNAWPNVLRSARFIPAVEYIQANRVRHLVIQAMAEMMKSIDVYVAPSFDGNLLLTNLTGHPSVTLPNGFNDKGSPTSITFMGNLYGEALTLAVAKAYQDATDFHKKHPPLFP
- a CDS encoding SUMF1/EgtB/PvdO family nonheme iron enzyme yields the protein MKQWLARRLARRRHLHRLREEHERINLLGFQANANIPVRTLDVFVALQLAEYHHRLGEEWQAPMGAHTQTGANKQKRRSHRTPQPPEAAAQSKRFSPGELLQYAFFSENPGRLLLILGDPGSGKTTLMKYYAMSCLDRAGRRTLGLPRRLLPVFVPLRLLKDIDEKQPFCSVLSEKVCSPNKPVPPESFERWLDRPGCLVLLDGLDEISEVKQRIRVCRWIEQACTDYRASFFIITSRYTGYRVSDGVELRRDHVRADVLALNGEQQQVFLQKWFRAVYSSAAGNGADRAGQAQKVAAAVRDYLGRKENASLRQLAGTPVLLQIMAVLWQEYGSLEEGRANLYEKCTDYLLDRRDRLRDLPPPLPADRAKIVLRPLALFMQEMLRSPAIPAAEMAERMTRPLQEVKPGLTPEDFVTHLCDRAGLLKAYGDGPYVFSHGSFREFLAATELAEQITRNPGRCRVLVDNFNAPDGWWRETILFSLSLSKPVIFNDFFQLFLPHPKNGEGFPELLELIIKEARQKSVDPFERFLCDPRQDWQKRYNALMCLRLIASDPARKLVKQVWKQLQTQAVPAQPKQAEGLLRLRQKAEEILIEWKLVRPAALAARDAPVAVGAKSFRNPFELQAEYILIPGGKYKYFVTKKEVEVPPLYFAKYPVTNRLYRRFIAYLDDEKSMAEVLAVLPLKQFGNRLWAQAAEIKGLREYLGSDASRWAANLQSSLDDDKRFNGDDQPVVGVTWFAAWAYCYWLSELQGAGSKGQDEKMIYRLPTEQEWEWPAGGGKREYPWGNEEPNDTRANYDEKVGKTTPVGSYPAGATPEGLMDMAGNVWEWMENWYDKDEDWRALRGGSWRDSTVNLRCAARNGVNPDGNWDSVGFRVVAVQSSFDTLKL